Proteins encoded in a region of the Streptomyces sp. NBC_00513 genome:
- a CDS encoding ATP-dependent DNA helicase produces MTKPSLPDLLHAAVSAVGGTERPGQVAMAEAVAEAIDENSHRLIQAGTGTGKSLGYLVPALAHGERVVVATATLALQRQLVERDLPRTVEALHPQLRRRPQFAMLKGRSNYLCLHRLHEGAPQDEEEGLFDQFEAAAPSSKLGKDLLRLRDWADDTETGDRDDLTPGVSDKAWQQISVSSSECLGATKCAYGAECFAEAARERAKLADVVVTNHALLAIDAIQGAPVLPQHEVLIVDEAHELVSRVTGVATGELTPGQVNRAVKRAAKLVDEKTADALQTASESFERVMELALPGRLETVPEDLGYALMSLRDSARNVISAIGNTRDKSVQDEDAVRKQALAAVESIHGVAERIVLGSEYDVVWYERHDRFGATLRVAPLSVSGLLREKLFEDRSVVLTSATLKLGGDFNGVAASMGLSPEGVEGDDAPVWRGLDVGSPFDYPKQGILYVAKHLATPGREGTRGDMMDELAELIEAAGGRTLGLFSSMRGAKAAAEELRERLDHPILLQGEETLGELIKAFASDPKTCLFGTLSLWQGVDVPGPSCQLVIMDRIPFPRPDDPLMSARQKSVEERGGNGFMAVAATHAALLMAQGAGRLVRATDDKGVVAVLDPRLATARYGSFLRATLPDFWYTTDRNQVRRSLAAIDATAQADGK; encoded by the coding sequence ATGACGAAGCCCTCCCTCCCCGACCTGCTGCATGCCGCCGTCTCCGCCGTCGGCGGCACGGAGCGGCCCGGCCAGGTGGCCATGGCCGAAGCCGTTGCCGAAGCGATCGACGAGAACTCCCACCGGCTGATCCAGGCAGGAACCGGTACCGGCAAGTCCCTCGGCTACCTGGTGCCCGCCCTCGCACACGGCGAGCGCGTGGTCGTCGCCACCGCGACCCTGGCCCTCCAGCGCCAGCTCGTCGAGCGCGACCTGCCCCGGACGGTGGAGGCACTGCATCCGCAGCTCCGGCGCCGCCCGCAGTTCGCCATGCTCAAGGGCCGTTCCAACTACCTGTGCCTGCACCGACTGCACGAGGGCGCACCGCAGGACGAGGAGGAGGGCCTCTTCGACCAGTTCGAGGCGGCCGCCCCCAGCAGCAAGCTCGGGAAGGACCTCCTGCGCCTGCGCGACTGGGCGGACGACACCGAGACCGGCGACCGTGACGACCTCACGCCGGGCGTCTCCGACAAGGCGTGGCAGCAGATCTCCGTCTCGTCCAGCGAGTGCCTGGGTGCGACGAAGTGCGCCTACGGCGCCGAGTGCTTCGCCGAGGCCGCCCGTGAACGGGCCAAACTCGCCGACGTGGTCGTCACCAACCACGCGCTGCTCGCCATCGATGCCATCCAAGGCGCCCCGGTGCTGCCGCAGCACGAGGTGCTGATCGTGGACGAGGCCCACGAGCTGGTCTCCCGGGTCACGGGTGTCGCCACCGGCGAGCTCACCCCGGGTCAGGTCAATCGGGCCGTGAAGCGGGCCGCGAAGCTCGTCGACGAGAAGACGGCCGACGCCCTGCAGACCGCCTCCGAGTCGTTCGAGCGCGTCATGGAACTGGCGCTCCCGGGCCGACTGGAGACGGTCCCCGAAGACCTCGGCTACGCCCTGATGTCCCTCCGGGACTCCGCGCGCAACGTGATCTCGGCGATCGGCAACACCCGCGACAAGTCCGTTCAGGACGAGGACGCCGTGCGCAAGCAGGCCCTCGCCGCCGTGGAGAGCATCCACGGCGTGGCGGAGCGGATCGTCCTCGGGTCCGAGTACGACGTCGTCTGGTACGAGCGGCACGACCGCTTCGGTGCCACCCTGCGCGTCGCACCGCTGTCGGTGTCCGGGCTGCTGCGCGAGAAGCTGTTCGAGGACCGCTCGGTCGTCCTCACCTCCGCCACGCTCAAACTGGGCGGGGACTTCAACGGGGTCGCCGCGTCGATGGGCCTGTCCCCGGAAGGGGTGGAGGGCGACGACGCTCCCGTCTGGCGAGGTCTGGATGTGGGATCCCCGTTCGACTACCCGAAGCAGGGAATCCTGTACGTCGCCAAGCACCTGGCCACACCCGGCCGGGAGGGCACCCGCGGCGACATGATGGACGAGCTCGCCGAGCTGATCGAGGCGGCCGGCGGTCGCACCCTCGGTCTCTTCTCCTCCATGCGGGGCGCCAAGGCGGCGGCCGAGGAACTGCGCGAGCGACTCGACCACCCGATCCTCCTCCAGGGCGAGGAGACGCTCGGCGAGTTGATCAAGGCCTTCGCCTCGGACCCGAAGACCTGCCTGTTCGGAACGCTCTCGCTGTGGCAGGGCGTCGACGTGCCGGGTCCCAGCTGCCAGCTCGTGATCATGGATCGGATTCCGTTCCCGCGTCCCGACGACCCGTTGATGAGCGCGCGACAGAAGTCGGTCGAGGAACGTGGCGGCAACGGCTTCATGGCGGTGGCCGCCACACACGCCGCGCTGCTGATGGCCCAGGGAGCGGGCCGGCTCGTCCGGGCGACGGACGACAAGGGTGTCGTCGCGGTCCTGGACCCCCGACTGGCGACGGCTCGCTACGGCAGTTTCCTGCGGGCCACGCTCCCGGACTTCTGGTACACCACCGACCGGAACCAGGTCCGTCGCTCGCTGGCCGCCATCGACGCGACCGCCCAGGCGGACGGCAAGTAG
- the lexA gene encoding transcriptional repressor LexA, producing MTTTADSATITAQNRSQSRLEPVHAMNDASQNPETEPARPARSMPGRPPGIRADSSGLTDRQRRVIEVIRDSVQRRGYPPSMREIGQAVGLSSTSSVAHQLMALERKGFLRRDPHRPRAYEVRGSDQPSSQPTDTTGKPAASYVPLVGRIAAGGPILAEESVEDVFPLPRQLVGDGELFVLKVVGDSMIEAAICDGDWVTVRRQPVAENGDIVAAMLDGEATVKRFKREDGHVWLLPHNAAYQPIPGDEATILGKVVAVLRRV from the coding sequence GTGACCACGACCGCAGACAGTGCCACCATCACTGCCCAGAACCGCTCCCAGAGCCGACTTGAGCCGGTGCATGCCATGAATGACGCAAGTCAGAATCCGGAGACGGAGCCCGCACGCCCCGCTCGCTCGATGCCGGGGCGACCTCCAGGCATCCGCGCCGACAGTTCCGGACTCACGGATCGGCAGCGGAGGGTCATCGAGGTCATCCGCGACTCCGTGCAGCGCAGGGGGTACCCGCCGTCGATGCGGGAGATCGGCCAGGCGGTGGGACTGTCCAGCACCTCGTCGGTCGCGCACCAGCTGATGGCGCTGGAGCGCAAGGGCTTCCTGCGCCGCGACCCGCACCGCCCCCGGGCGTACGAGGTGCGTGGCTCGGACCAGCCCAGCTCGCAGCCCACCGACACCACCGGCAAGCCTGCCGCGTCGTACGTTCCACTGGTGGGCCGGATCGCGGCCGGCGGCCCGATCCTCGCCGAGGAATCGGTCGAGGACGTGTTCCCCCTCCCCCGCCAGCTGGTGGGTGACGGCGAGCTCTTCGTCCTCAAGGTCGTCGGCGACTCGATGATCGAGGCCGCGATCTGTGACGGCGACTGGGTTACCGTCCGACGCCAGCCCGTCGCGGAGAACGGCGACATCGTCGCCGCGATGCTGGACGGCGAGGCCACGGTCAAGCGGTTCAAGCGCGAGGACGGCCATGTCTGGCTGCTCCCGCACAACGCCGCCTACCAGCCGATCCCGGGTGACGAGGCGACCATCCTCGGCAAGGTCGTCGCCGTACTGCGCAGGGTCTGA
- the nrdR gene encoding transcriptional regulator NrdR codes for MHCPFCRHPDSRVVDSRTTDDGTSIRRRRQCPDCSRRFTTVETASLMVIKRSGVTEPFSRSKVISGVRKACQGRPVTEDALAKLGQRVEEAVRATGSAELTTHDVGLAILGPLQELDLVAYLRFASVYKAFDTLEDFETAIVELREQRPHPPEVEPGGTPSVVPVPASASD; via the coding sequence ATGCACTGCCCCTTCTGCAGGCACCCCGACAGCCGCGTAGTCGACAGCCGCACCACGGACGACGGCACGTCGATCCGGCGGCGCCGTCAGTGCCCCGACTGCTCCCGTCGCTTCACGACGGTGGAGACGGCCTCACTGATGGTGATCAAGCGCAGCGGGGTGACCGAACCCTTCAGTCGCTCCAAGGTCATCTCTGGCGTCCGCAAGGCGTGCCAGGGGCGACCGGTCACCGAGGACGCCCTCGCCAAGCTCGGCCAGCGGGTCGAGGAGGCGGTGCGCGCCACCGGGAGTGCCGAGCTGACCACCCATGACGTGGGTCTGGCCATACTCGGCCCGTTGCAGGAACTCGACCTCGTCGCCTACCTGCGGTTCGCATCCGTTTACAAAGCGTTCGACACCCTCGAAGACTTCGAGACCGCCATCGTGGAATTGCGCGAGCAGCGGCCTCATCCCCCTGAGGTCGAGCCCGGTGGGACCCCCTCGGTCGTCCCCGTGCCCGCCTCCGCCTCCGACTGA
- a CDS encoding vitamin B12-dependent ribonucleotide reductase, translated as MTETASSSARGSRAKGTKVTKSGLRIERIHTTPGVHPYDEVSWERRDVVMTNWRDGSVNFEQRGVEFPDFWSVNAVNIVTSKYFRGAVGSPQRETGLKQLIDRIVKTYTKAGEDFDYFSSPADAEIFEHELTYALLHQIFSFNSPVWFNVGTPQPQQVSACFILAVDDSMESILDWYKEEGMIFKGGSGAGLNLSRIRSSKELLSSGGNASGPVSFMRGADASAGTIKSGGATRRAAKMVVLDVDHPDVEDFIATKVKEEEKIRALRDAGFDMDLGGDDITSVQYQNANNSVRVNDEFMTAVENGTEFGLRARMTGEVIEKVDAKALFRKLAEAAWACADPGIQYDGVINNWHTCPESGRITASNPCSEYMHLDNTSCNLASLNLMKFLDDDGKGNQAFDAERFAKVVELVITAMDISICFADFPTQKIGENTRAFRQLGIGYANLGALLMATGHAYDSDGGRTLAASITSLMTGTAYKRSAELAAIVGAYDGYARNADSHKRVMKQHADANTVAPRTQNLDNSIWAAATEAWQDVLRLGEKNGFRNSQASVLAPTGTIGLAMSCDTTGVEPDLALVKFKKLVGGGSMQIVNGTVPQALRRLGYQEEQIEAIVTHIAEHGVVVDAPGLKAEHYSVFDCAMGERSISAMGHVRMMAAIQPWISGAISKTVNMPETATVEEIEEIYFEAWKLGVKALAIYRDNCKVGQPLSAKKKEAEKVEVTEKAEETIRAAVEKVIEYRPVRKRLPKGRPGITTSFTVGGAEGYMTANSYPDDGLGEVFLKMSKQGSTLAGMMDAFSIAVSVGLQYGVPLETYVSKFTNMRFEPAGMTDDPDVRMAQSIVDYIFRRVALDFLPFETRSALGIHSAEERQRHLDTGSYEPLDGEQIDTETLAQSAPLAAVPAPKPVTAGTAAAPKTAHSSAELVEMQLGVSADAPLCFSCGTKMQRAGSCYICEGCGSTSGCS; from the coding sequence ATGACAGAGACGGCGAGCAGCTCGGCACGAGGTTCCCGAGCCAAGGGAACCAAGGTCACCAAGAGCGGCCTGCGGATCGAGCGCATCCACACCACCCCGGGCGTGCACCCGTACGACGAGGTGAGCTGGGAGCGTCGTGACGTCGTCATGACCAACTGGCGCGATGGTTCGGTCAACTTCGAGCAGCGTGGCGTCGAGTTCCCCGACTTCTGGTCGGTGAACGCGGTCAACATCGTCACCAGCAAGTACTTCCGCGGCGCGGTCGGCAGCCCGCAGCGCGAGACCGGCCTGAAGCAGCTCATCGACCGGATCGTGAAGACGTACACGAAGGCCGGCGAGGACTTCGACTACTTCTCCTCGCCCGCGGACGCGGAGATCTTCGAGCACGAGCTGACCTACGCCCTCCTGCACCAGATCTTCAGCTTCAACTCGCCGGTGTGGTTCAACGTCGGTACGCCCCAACCGCAGCAGGTCTCCGCCTGCTTCATCCTGGCCGTCGACGACTCCATGGAGTCGATCCTCGACTGGTACAAGGAAGAGGGCATGATCTTCAAGGGCGGCTCCGGCGCCGGCCTGAACCTCTCCCGCATCCGCTCCTCCAAGGAGCTGCTCTCCTCCGGCGGCAACGCCTCCGGCCCGGTCTCCTTCATGCGGGGCGCGGACGCGTCCGCAGGAACGATCAAGTCGGGTGGTGCCACCCGTCGCGCCGCCAAGATGGTCGTCCTGGACGTGGACCACCCGGACGTCGAGGACTTCATCGCCACCAAGGTGAAGGAAGAGGAGAAGATCCGCGCCCTGCGCGACGCGGGCTTCGACATGGACCTGGGCGGCGACGACATCACGTCCGTCCAGTACCAGAACGCCAACAACTCCGTCCGTGTGAACGACGAGTTCATGACGGCCGTCGAGAACGGCACCGAGTTCGGCCTGCGGGCCCGCATGACCGGCGAGGTCATCGAGAAGGTCGACGCCAAGGCGCTCTTCCGCAAGCTCGCCGAGGCCGCGTGGGCCTGCGCCGACCCGGGCATCCAGTACGACGGTGTGATCAACAACTGGCACACCTGCCCCGAGTCGGGCCGCATCACCGCGTCCAACCCCTGTAGCGAGTACATGCACCTGGACAACACGTCCTGCAACCTCGCCTCGCTGAACCTGATGAAGTTCCTCGACGACGACGGCAAGGGCAACCAGGCCTTCGACGCGGAGCGCTTCGCCAAGGTCGTCGAGCTCGTCATCACCGCGATGGACATCTCCATCTGCTTCGCGGACTTCCCGACGCAGAAGATCGGCGAGAACACCCGCGCCTTCCGTCAGCTGGGCATCGGCTACGCCAACCTCGGCGCCCTGCTCATGGCCACGGGTCACGCGTACGACTCGGACGGCGGCCGTACCCTCGCCGCCTCGATCACCTCGCTGATGACCGGCACCGCGTACAAGCGCTCCGCCGAGCTGGCCGCGATCGTCGGTGCGTACGACGGCTACGCCCGCAACGCCGACTCGCACAAGCGCGTCATGAAGCAGCACGCCGACGCCAACACCGTCGCGCCGCGCACCCAGAACCTGGACAACTCCATCTGGGCCGCGGCCACCGAGGCCTGGCAGGACGTCCTGCGCCTCGGCGAGAAGAACGGCTTCCGCAACTCCCAGGCCTCCGTCCTCGCGCCGACCGGCACCATCGGTCTCGCGATGTCCTGCGACACCACCGGTGTCGAGCCGGACCTGGCGCTGGTCAAGTTCAAGAAGCTCGTCGGCGGCGGCTCGATGCAGATCGTCAACGGCACCGTCCCGCAGGCCCTGCGCCGCCTGGGTTACCAGGAGGAGCAGATCGAGGCGATCGTCACCCACATCGCCGAGCACGGTGTGGTCGTCGACGCCCCGGGTCTCAAGGCGGAGCACTACTCGGTGTTCGACTGCGCCATGGGCGAGCGTTCCATCTCCGCGATGGGCCACGTCCGCATGATGGCCGCGATCCAGCCCTGGATCTCCGGCGCGATCTCGAAGACGGTCAACATGCCGGAGACGGCGACCGTCGAGGAGATCGAGGAGATCTACTTCGAGGCGTGGAAGCTCGGCGTCAAGGCGCTGGCGATCTACCGCGACAACTGCAAGGTCGGTCAGCCCCTCTCCGCGAAGAAGAAGGAAGCGGAGAAGGTCGAGGTCACCGAGAAGGCCGAGGAGACCATCCGCGCGGCGGTCGAGAAGGTCATCGAGTACCGCCCGGTCCGCAAGCGCCTCCCGAAGGGCCGTCCGGGGATCACCACCTCCTTCACGGTCGGTGGCGCCGAGGGTTACATGACGGCGAACTCCTACCCCGACGACGGTCTGGGCGAGGTCTTCCTGAAGATGTCCAAGCAGGGCTCGACCCTCGCGGGCATGATGGACGCCTTCTCCATCGCCGTCTCGGTCGGTCTGCAGTACGGCGTCCCGCTGGAGACGTACGTCTCGAAGTTCACGAACATGCGCTTCGAGCCGGCCGGTATGACGGACGACCCGGACGTGCGGATGGCGCAGTCGATCGTCGACTACATCTTCCGTCGCGTGGCGCTCGACTTCCTGCCCTTCGAGACCCGCTCGGCCCTCGGCATCCACTCCGCCGAGGAGCGTCAGCGTCACCTCGACACCGGTTCCTACGAGCCGCTGGACGGCGAGCAGATCGACACCGAGACGCTGGCCCAGTCCGCGCCGCTCGCCGCGGTTCCCGCTCCGAAGCCGGTCACGGCCGGAACGGCCGCGGCCCCGAAGACGGCGCACTCCAGCGCCGAACTCGTCGAGATGCAGCTGGGTGTCTCCGCCGACGCCCCGCTGTGCTTCTCCTGCGGTACGAAGATGCAGCGCGCCGGCTCCTGCTACATCTGCGAGGGCTGCGGCTCCACCAGCGGCTGCAGCTGA
- a CDS encoding DUF1152 domain-containing protein has product MTALHTNPLFDRLADAERILVAGAGGGFDVYAGLPIALSLLHQGKEVHLASLSFSALAGLPAEDWIVPDVAVITPDTAPHQAYFPERALARWLKLHGYPAVVHAFPLIGVQPLRAAYRALIDLHDIDAVVLVDGGTDILMRGDEAGLGTPEEDLTSVAALAALDDVPQRLVVSVGFGVDAYHGVSHALVLENIAALEREGAYLGAFSISRATREGALFVDAVAHAQEQTPDRPSIVNGSIAAAVRGEFGNVQFTRRTRFSELFVNPLMSLCFAFELSGLAARCLYLDRIENTHLMRQVHSEISAFRDETITRPSRTIPH; this is encoded by the coding sequence ATGACGGCCCTCCACACCAACCCTCTCTTCGACCGTCTCGCCGATGCCGAGCGGATCCTGGTGGCCGGGGCGGGAGGCGGCTTCGACGTCTACGCGGGCCTGCCGATCGCGCTCTCCCTCCTCCACCAGGGCAAGGAGGTCCACCTGGCGAGCCTGTCCTTCAGCGCGCTCGCGGGCCTGCCCGCCGAGGACTGGATCGTCCCCGACGTCGCCGTGATCACCCCGGACACCGCCCCTCATCAGGCGTACTTCCCGGAACGCGCCCTCGCCCGATGGCTGAAGCTGCACGGCTATCCGGCCGTCGTCCACGCCTTCCCCCTCATCGGAGTACAGCCGCTCCGGGCCGCCTACCGGGCGCTGATCGACCTCCACGACATCGACGCGGTGGTTCTCGTCGACGGCGGCACGGACATCCTCATGCGGGGCGACGAAGCCGGTCTCGGCACCCCGGAGGAGGACCTGACCAGCGTCGCCGCGCTGGCGGCACTGGACGACGTACCGCAGCGCCTCGTGGTCTCGGTCGGCTTCGGTGTGGACGCCTACCACGGGGTGAGCCACGCCCTCGTGCTGGAGAACATCGCGGCGCTGGAACGCGAGGGCGCCTACCTCGGGGCGTTCTCGATATCCCGCGCCACCCGCGAGGGCGCGCTCTTCGTGGACGCCGTCGCCCACGCCCAGGAGCAGACCCCGGATCGCCCCAGCATCGTGAACGGCTCGATCGCGGCGGCCGTGCGAGGCGAGTTCGGGAACGTCCAGTTCACCCGGCGCACACGGTTCAGCGAGCTCTTCGTGAATCCGCTGATGTCCCTGTGCTTCGCGTTCGAGCTGTCCGGACTGGCCGCCCGGTGCCTCTACCTGGACCGCATCGAGAACACCCACCTGATGCGGCAGGTCCATTCCGAGATCTCCGCCTTCCGGGACGAGACGATCACCCGCCCGTCGCGCACCATCCCGCACTGA
- a CDS encoding arylamine N-acetyltransferase, with translation MWSSDELDLDAYLARIGLETGSGGRELRPDLETLYAVTRAHIAAIPFESLDVTLGRPVALDVKALQDKIVHGRRGGYCYEQNSLLAAALERIGFEVAGRGARNRTRGDTLLAVTHAVLVVTVEGEPWLCDAGFGHPGPREPVPLARTGVEVRQGRWTYAVRAEADGVLVLRSLRGEEWRDLYAFSPQAYHPVDYVVLNHFSSSHPRSAFVGKVIVQYPGDSVRVALVGRELTRLYPDGRLVRESVAPDELITVLDREFGLRLPARDAAELVRIHRAGD, from the coding sequence GTGTGGAGTTCTGACGAGCTGGACCTGGACGCCTATCTGGCGAGGATCGGCCTGGAGACCGGGTCGGGTGGCCGGGAACTCCGTCCCGACCTGGAGACGTTGTACGCAGTGACCCGGGCGCACATCGCCGCCATTCCCTTCGAGAGCCTGGACGTCACGCTCGGCCGCCCCGTCGCGCTGGACGTCAAGGCACTACAGGACAAGATCGTGCACGGTCGCCGAGGCGGCTACTGCTACGAACAGAACTCGCTGCTGGCCGCCGCCCTGGAGCGGATCGGCTTCGAGGTCGCCGGGCGCGGGGCCCGCAACCGCACCCGGGGTGACACGCTGCTCGCGGTGACGCACGCCGTCCTCGTCGTCACCGTCGAGGGTGAACCGTGGCTGTGCGACGCCGGGTTCGGCCACCCCGGACCGCGCGAACCCGTACCGCTCGCGCGTACCGGAGTCGAGGTGCGGCAGGGGCGGTGGACGTATGCCGTCCGGGCGGAGGCGGACGGCGTTCTGGTGCTCCGCTCACTGCGCGGGGAGGAGTGGCGTGACCTCTACGCGTTCTCGCCACAGGCCTACCACCCCGTCGACTACGTGGTGCTGAACCACTTCAGCTCCTCGCACCCGCGCTCCGCGTTCGTCGGCAAGGTCATCGTCCAGTACCCGGGGGACTCCGTGCGCGTGGCTCTCGTGGGGAGGGAACTCACCCGGTTGTATCCGGACGGACGCCTCGTTCGGGAGAGCGTGGCACCGGACGAGTTGATCACCGTGCTCGACCGTGAGTTCGGACTTCGACTGCCCGCGCGGGACGCCGCCGAACTGGTGCGGATCCACCGCGCCGGGGACTGA
- a CDS encoding YdbC family protein — protein MLVKWIRCTVTDRRGFERGQRKWAGLPGEPGFRGQGGGWSRGRQGVAHVFAFWESRSFYDSFMARSHDRLAASQNGTFTDARVTLFDHRFDVKTGFEPRFSDADVVRVAHTRVREGRVDHFALMQEKVWNPAMAGSPGMIRGLFGEAPGREFLVLSMWRAAAEHGKYRQERVERLSLRAQTEADVEALTGDVVDLEPSWTV, from the coding sequence GTGCTGGTCAAGTGGATTCGCTGCACGGTGACGGACCGACGCGGGTTCGAGCGTGGGCAGCGCAAATGGGCGGGGCTTCCGGGGGAGCCGGGTTTCCGGGGACAGGGCGGCGGATGGAGCCGGGGCCGGCAAGGCGTCGCGCACGTCTTCGCGTTCTGGGAGAGTCGCTCCTTCTACGACTCGTTCATGGCCCGCTCGCACGACCGGCTGGCCGCGTCCCAGAACGGCACCTTCACCGACGCGCGGGTCACGCTCTTCGATCACCGCTTCGACGTGAAGACCGGTTTCGAGCCGCGCTTCTCGGACGCCGATGTCGTCCGGGTCGCCCACACCCGAGTGCGTGAGGGCCGCGTGGATCACTTCGCGCTCATGCAGGAGAAGGTGTGGAACCCGGCCATGGCCGGCTCGCCCGGCATGATCCGGGGCCTCTTCGGGGAGGCCCCGGGTCGCGAATTCCTGGTGTTGTCGATGTGGCGCGCGGCCGCCGAACACGGAAAGTACCGACAGGAGCGGGTGGAGCGGCTGTCGCTGCGGGCCCAGACCGAGGCCGACGTGGAGGCGCTCACGGGAGACGTCGTCGACCTCGAACCCTCCTGGACGGTATGA
- a CDS encoding histidine phosphatase family protein, which translates to MVRPRRIVLVRHGESEGNADDTVYEREPDHALRLTRTGREQAAEAGVRLRELFGDESISAYVSPYRRTLQTFRELRLDPTRVRMREEPRLREQDWGNWQDRDDVRLQKAYRDAYGHFFYRFAQGESGADVYDRVGSFLESLYRSFEAEDHPENVLVVTHGLTMRLFCMRWFHWSVAEFECLSNPGNGEFRALLLGSDGRYRMDRPFERWTTPEPYDLDG; encoded by the coding sequence ATGGTTCGACCACGGCGCATCGTCCTTGTCCGACACGGGGAGTCGGAGGGGAACGCCGACGACACGGTGTACGAGAGGGAGCCCGACCATGCCCTGCGCCTGACCCGGACCGGCCGGGAACAGGCCGCCGAGGCCGGTGTACGGCTGCGCGAACTCTTCGGCGACGAGTCGATCAGCGCCTACGTCTCCCCGTACCGCAGGACCCTGCAGACCTTCCGCGAGCTACGGTTGGACCCGACCCGGGTCCGGATGCGCGAGGAGCCCCGACTGCGTGAACAGGACTGGGGCAACTGGCAGGACCGTGACGACGTGCGGTTGCAGAAGGCATACCGGGACGCCTATGGGCATTTCTTCTACCGATTCGCCCAGGGGGAATCGGGTGCGGACGTCTACGACCGGGTCGGCTCCTTCCTGGAAAGCCTCTACCGCAGCTTTGAGGCCGAGGACCACCCGGAGAACGTTCTGGTGGTGACCCACGGGTTGACGATGCGGCTGTTCTGCATGCGCTGGTTCCACTGGTCGGTGGCCGAGTTCGAGTGCTTGTCCAACCCCGGGAACGGGGAATTCCGCGCGCTGCTGCTCGGCTCGGACGGCCGGTACCGGATGGACCGCCCATTTGAACGGTGGACCACACCCGAGCCTTATGACCTGGACGGCTAG
- a CDS encoding ADP-ribosylglycohydrolase family protein, whose translation MTADSSSERRYARAMSSLRGLALGDALGSQYFVPVNYPRLKRREVPAGTEPWQWTDDTEMACSVVAVLAEHGRIDQDALALSFAHHHDFDRGYGPAVNRMLRLIREGADWRTQAAELFNGQGSWGNGAAMRIAPLGAWYADDPEQATHQAEISAYTTHQHREAVCGAMAVAAAASLAAAPAGPPKAADLLDAVIALVPRSAVGAGLRRARGMLDYDDATTVAAVLGCGRRTSAHDTVPFALWSAARSLDDYERAFWTTAQVGGDVDTTCAIVGGVLGARGDAVLPEAWRSRTEALPAWLPDAAR comes from the coding sequence ATGACCGCTGACTCCTCCTCCGAAAGGCGCTACGCACGCGCCATGTCCAGCCTTCGAGGGCTGGCACTGGGTGATGCCCTGGGCTCCCAGTACTTCGTTCCCGTGAACTATCCACGGCTCAAGCGGCGTGAGGTCCCCGCCGGCACCGAGCCCTGGCAATGGACCGACGACACCGAGATGGCCTGCTCCGTGGTGGCGGTGCTCGCCGAGCACGGGCGCATCGACCAGGACGCGCTCGCGCTGTCCTTCGCCCACCACCACGACTTCGACCGCGGCTACGGGCCCGCCGTGAACCGGATGCTGCGGCTGATCCGAGAAGGCGCGGACTGGCGCACGCAAGCGGCCGAACTGTTCAACGGCCAGGGCTCGTGGGGCAACGGGGCCGCCATGCGGATCGCGCCTCTGGGCGCCTGGTACGCGGACGACCCCGAGCAGGCCACGCACCAGGCCGAGATCTCGGCGTACACCACCCACCAGCACCGCGAGGCGGTCTGCGGAGCGATGGCCGTCGCCGCGGCCGCCTCGCTGGCGGCGGCTCCGGCCGGCCCGCCGAAGGCCGCCGACCTGTTGGACGCGGTGATCGCGTTGGTGCCGCGCAGCGCGGTCGGCGCCGGACTGCGACGGGCGCGCGGGATGCTCGACTACGACGACGCGACCACGGTCGCGGCGGTCCTGGGATGCGGGCGGCGTACGAGTGCCCACGACACGGTGCCGTTCGCGCTGTGGTCGGCGGCCCGGTCCCTGGACGACTACGAGCGGGCGTTCTGGACCACCGCGCAGGTGGGCGGGGACGTGGACACGACGTGCGCGATCGTCGGCGGAGTCCTGGGCGCGCGGGGGGACGCGGTGCTGCCGGAGGCGTGGCGCTCGCGCACCGAGGCCCTTCCCGCGTGGTTGCCGGACGCGGCGCGGTAG